The genomic window ATAGTCGCACGTAATGACAGATCACGGCCATATTATTAAAAGCTTGTGGTAAGAATGGGTTCCGCTCTAGTGCCCGAAAATAATATTCCAAAGCTTTCGTATGTTCTCCGTTCCTTGTGTGGATAAGGCCTATGTTATAGAGTATATAACTTCGATCATAGGGATCGATTTCTAATCGCATAGCTTCATAATAATTCTGTAAAGCTTCCGCATAATTTCCTTCGGATTGAGCCGACATCCGTTACGGCCGTCGTTCTATTCAAAGAATCTCCGTTTCAGAACCGTACATGAGATTTTCATCTCATACGGCTCCTCCTTTATGTGCATAATGAGAATAATACATGGAATCCACAAAGATTGAAATGAAGTAGTCTCATTATAAACTGAGTGGGGCTAGTGTTTTTACAAGAAATCTCTAGCCAACCTTCTTGTAAAAAACCTTTCCTTAACATCAAGCATGTTGGTACTAGATAAAATAAAAAAGGGTGACTCCAACAATTTCTTTGTCTTCAACGCCTCTTAATTTCCAGGAATTAGTCACTTCAACAGTCTTCGATGGTTATATGGGTATCCAAAATACGAACAAGATGGATGTTTGTTGTCCCAACCATTCTTGTTAGTCCCGATCCTGATAAAGAAAAGGTATAATTTATACCAAAGTTTTCGTGTTGTTGATTCCTAGGAGTAGTGCCTCTTCCCCTATGCCCCCTATTGGTACTAGTGGAGTAGGTTTGACCTAACCCATAGGGTAACCTTTCGCTCAATACTCTAAAATCGACAATTGAAGCATCTGAGGCTGCATTAATCGGGGATACACGACAGAAGGGCTTGTTTTAGTTACAAACTTCACCTTCAACAAGCGTAGATTTATTTCAATAATTTTTTTCTTTCTATTCTGAGTGTCTTTCTCCTAAGATTGAGAGCGGTAAAATAAAAAAGTATAACTATAAAAAAGAAAAAATTAGAAAATATATAAAAAATATAAAATTGATTTATAACTTTATAATTGATAATTGTAATTTATTAGAATTATATAATTATTTATAATTATAATAAATATATATATAATAAATATATTATTTATTAATTATAATTTATTATAATGATAATGTAATTAATTTATTTATAATATAATTAATTTATTATATAGTTTTATAATTTATTATAATATAATAACTAAATAAGAAAGAAAAAAGAAAATAATAATAAATAAAAAAAAGAATCAAATCGCACCATCTCGGTAATAGGTGAATGCCTCTTTCTCTCCCGAAGTTGTCGGAATTATTCGCAATAAGATATTGGCTACAATTGAAAAGGTCTTATCAATAAAATTTCCATTTATTCCAGATCTAGACATAGGCAGAAATCCATTCTATAATTTCTTTGAATTACCCTTCGTGTTGTGAGAAAATAATCCCCCACACAAAGGGAATTGGACAGTACGAAATAACATAAAAACAGACTCATTAAAAAAGAAGACCTTCTACTCAAATTCTTTCTTTTTCTTTTTGACAGGAATCAATAAAAACTAAGAAATATTTGAATCCGATTCTATTTCATTCAAATGTAAATATAGTAAAATATACTAATAAAAATATAGTAGTAATATACTAGTAGTAGTAAAAGAATGAAAGGAACTATTCCTATTTCATCGAAGTTGAAGAATCAAAGAATTTTTCCTTCAGATTAGGATAATTAGAGAAGTTTTGATCGAATTATGATCCAAAGAGAGAATAAAAAGAAGCGAATAATCATTCTATGATGGATGAAAATAGACTAACCGTCCGTTTTGTGTTGTGTGTATTGTGTGTATAACGGGTAGACGCTATACAATCAAATATAAAAACCCCAGGACGTTTCCTGAATTTGGAATAAATCTATGGGTCCGAAGTTGGGATAAGGGGTTGAAAGATCTAAAACTGGAAAGTCATTTTAGAATTTTTATGAAAATGGACGAATAATCTAAACTAAATATAATAATGATCTAAAAGTATCCATGAAACATAGTCTCAAAAAATAGATTGCTCGGTGTATTCGTTCCAATTCAGTGATTTAATCCGGTAAAAATATTAGAAAAGGCCGGGAGTGCCGTCTTCGCAAACATAAATCTTTATCTATTGTTTTTCACAAAAAAAATTCTTTTTCCCCAGCGTCGAAGGAAGGGTTTATCTTTAATTTAATAAAAGTTTTTCTATTAAAAAAAAAAAATAGAGTGTACATACCTATCCAAAAATCGAATATGAATAACTCACTATTCACTTGGTTTCTGAACCATAATCGTTATGTAGGAGAGATGGCCGAGTGGTTGAAGGCGTAGCATTGGAACTGCTATGTAGGCTTTTGTTTACCGAGGGTTCGAATCCCTCTCTTTCCGTACCCTTTACCTAATTCACCAATGTTACTGATCGCAATGTAGCAAATAACAATGGATACCATTATTCCAACAGTTAGCCCTCTCTTTGATATAGATTCTCTATTCCTAATACTAATTTCTACGGTATGGAAAATACTTTAATGTAAATAAGGGACAAGGAATGAAAATCGCCCTACTAATCTATGATACATGAATGGGAGAAAAATCCCCGGATCAAAACCCCTTACCTCGGGTCTTTTTACGTAGTAGGGGGGTGTCCGAACCCCTGTTCTTGTTATTTTAGTTCGGTTTAAGTCTGACGAGAATAATATTCTACAACTAGCAATTCATTTATTTTCAAACCGACCCATTTACTATCTATTATTTGATTGATTAATCCTTTATATTGAAATGGGTGAAGCGTTAAATGTTTTGGCAATTCCTCAGGGGAGGCTGAATCAAGATAATTTTGAACCAGAGCCCTAGATTTTTGTTCATCCCTTACTGTAATAATATCTCGGGGTTTGCAGCGATAACTTGGTATATCTACTATACGACCATTAACTAAAATATGTCTATGGTTAACCAATTGGCGGGCTTGGGGAATAGTCGAAGCCATACCCAATCGAAAAAGTATGTTATCCAAACGCATTTCAAGTAATTGTAGTAAAACCTGACCCGTTGACCCTTTGGCTTTTCCGGCGATACGAACGTATTTAAGTAATTGTTGTTCTGTAAGACCATAATGAAAGCGCAATTTTTGTTTTTCTTCTAAACGAATACGATATTGGGATTTTTTACCGGGGCGCGATTGGTTTCTAAGATCGCTTCCGGCTCGAGGTTTTTGACTAGTTAGTCCCGGTAAAGCCCCCAGACGACGTATTTTTTTGAAACGAGGTCCTCTGTAACGCGACATAAAGACTCCTTATTTTATTGAAATTTCATAAACCTAAATGAAATTAAAACTAAACTAAATGATAAATGAAGTGAAATTTACTGAAGTCTTGGACTACAAAGAATAATTAGATGAATTGTATCAATATCCGGACCGTATTGTATATATAATATATGTATATATAAAATATAAATATTATTTATTATTGTGTATAATTTTTATACAATACAATAATAAATTTTATAATATATTTTATAAAAAAATATAAATAAGCAATATAATAAATAAGCAATATATAAATAAATAATAAAGGTTCTTTTCTTGATTGATTTGTTTTACAGAGATCGAACTTCTAGTTTTTTTTTTATAATTGGGAGTTTCTATGAGATAATAGAGAGATAATAGATCGGTGACCCTTGGTAAGGTAAAAGGGTAAGAAGCCTTTTCAATATTCTTATTATCGATTTTGTAAAAAAAAAAAAAATCAAACAGATGGAGAAAAGCCAGCTATCGGAATCGAACCGATGACCATCGCATTACAAATGCGATGCTCTAACCTCTGAGCTAAGCGGGCTCGCATAACATAAATTGTACATGCATAGGAATTTAGTAAACTACTGGGATCTTAGCTATTAACTGTTCATAATTCATATGACTGGAGAGAAGAATATAGAATAGAAGTTCAAAGAAATATTGGATATTTGAATATTATAAAACATAGCAATTAACATAACAATTACTCTAGCGCTATATAATTTCGATTTTTTTATCAACTATATGTTTATCAATAATCAATATCTTGATTAGATAGTAAGATTTTTTTTGTGAATTAAAAAATGACTTTGTAATTATTTTTGAATAATATTATTGTTTATAATATAAAAAAGATTAAAAATATTATAATAAAAAATTTCCTTTTTAGTTCTTTTTTTTATGTTATTTATGTTATTGTTATAGAAGGTCTGCCCTAAGAAAAGGGGAAGAGGAAGAAAAAAATGAAAAAGAAAAGTGCAATCCAATCTATATAAACGCAATCCAGATCATAATGAAACATTCCGGTGTTTTCATTCGGAAAGGTGAAAGCTAAAACGAAAAAAAAAAAAGAATCGACCGTTTAAGTATTCAAAATTACACGCTAAAAATGATAGAAATAGGGGCATAGCATGTTAGCTTATGCATATACCACATATATATTTATGTATAATATTATTATGTATAATAAATATACATAATATATATGTGGTATATATCCATATATATTGTATATTGAATTTAATTTCGTATTGAATTTAATTTCGAATACAGAACTGATAGAATCTTTTCTGATTGGACCAAATATGAGTATCCGATAGAGATGAAAGAAGATAGACAATAAATCCAAATTAGGAGAAAACGCCTTTCACTATGGAACTGCTATCTAATGAATTCAACGGTTCCGGCCTAATATAAATAAACGAATAAAGAAGAGTGGCATCAAGACCCTAATAAAAAAAAGGGGGGGATATGGCGAAATTGGTAGACGCTACGGACTTAATTGGATTGAGCCTTGGTATGGAAACCTACCAAGTGATAACTTTCAAATTCAGAGAAACCCTGGAATTATAAATGGGCAATCCTGAGCCAAATCCTGTTTTCTGAAAACAAACAAGGATTCAGAAAGTGATAATAAAAAAGGATAGGTGCAGAGACTCAATGGAAGCTGTTCTAACAAATGGAGTTGGCTGCGATGCATTAGTAAAGGAATCCTTCTATCGAAACTCCAGAAAGGATGAAGAATAAACCTATATATACGTATACGTACTGAAATACTATTATATACGTATACGTACTGAAATACTATCTCCAAGCCAAATGATTAATGATGACCCGAATCTTTTTTTTTATATATGTTTATATGAAAAATGAAAGAATTGCTGTGAATCGATTCCAAGTAAAAAAAATGGAATATTCATTGATCAAATCATTTACTCCATCGTAATCTGATAGATCTTTTGAAAAATTGATTAATCGGACGAGAATAAAGATAGAGTCCCATTCTACATGTCAATATCGACAACAATGAAATTTATAGTAAGAGGAAAATCCGTCGACTTTAGAAATCGTGAGGGTTCAAGTCCCTCTATCCCCAAAAAGGCCCATTTGATTCCCTAATTTTTATCCTATACTCTCATTTCGTTAGCGGTTCAAAATTCGTTATGTTTCTCATTCATTAATTTTTTTATTTTCACAAGCCTTGTGATATATATGATACACGTACAAATGAACATCATTGAGAAAGTAACCCCGATTGTAAATTGGAATGATCATATTATCGCTCGTACTGTACTGAAACTTACAAAGTCTTATTTTTTTTTTTTGAAGATCTAAGAAATTCCACCAAGGCCTGGATAAGACTTTGTACTCCCCTTTTCGTCTTTTTAATTGACATAGACCCAAGTCATCTATTAAAATGAGGATGATGCGTCGTGAATGGTCGGGATAGCTCAGCTGGTAGAGCAGAGGACTGAAAATCCTCGTGTCACCAGTTCAAATCTGGTTCCTGGCACATGGATTGTTTGTATGAGTATCGATTCTACAAATTGGTCGACATACATATTCATTAATTAATAGTATAGATCATGATACATGTTTATCCATCTAAGCGGCTGGAGAGATACCCCTTCTATTTAAGAAATAGAGAATATTTATAGATGGGTATTTATAGATGAGTAAAGCGTATCTAAAGAAACAAATAGATTTTGTTTCCTCGTCTTTTTATTTATTTGTTCATACTGTGTCTCCTCTCGTTCCCAAAGAATGGTATTACTTCTTCTATATTACAAGGGGAGTTGAGGGGTACGAATAGCCAAGATTCATTTCAGATATAATACAAATAGAATCTGATCCCCTTGCATTCATTTCTTTCGATTTTCTTTTCATATTCTATTTCCCCATTTCCCCCTATGTTGTTAGTTGTTACTTTCTGGGTTGTTACTTTCTGGAACCCATCTAAGTGATGTGGGCGGTACATAGTTCTGCATCATTAACTCTTTCATCCTATTGACTCAGCTCAGCTCATGTGGAAAAAGTATCTTTCAAAATTTGAAAATCGTACTGAATCCCTCTAATTTAATTGTTTTTTTATTTATTTTTTTAGCCTATCCTTTTTTTAACTTATACATAATATATGAAATGAATGAAACTTCAGCTCTTTGATCTATAAAAAAAACGTACAAATATTCTTTGAATATCTGGAGTTGTAGAAGTGAAGATGAGTTTCTGATTATTCAATGAGCATCTTGTAGTTCATAAAAATTAGGGGCAATATAATCCTTACGTAAAGGCCATCCTATCCAACTTTCCGGCATTAAGATACGTTTTAGACGTGGATGATTATTATAAGAGATTCCCAACATATCATAAGATTCCCTTTCTTGAAAATCCGCACTTTTCCAAACCCAGAAAACAGACGGAATTCTAGGATTCCTCCTTGGGGCAAATACTTTTATGCATACTTCTTCCGGTTGATCTATACCATACTCTATTCGCGTAAGATGATACACACTGGCTAACAGTCCACCTGGTGCTACATCATAGGCACATTGGGAGCGTAGATAATTGTAACCATATACATATAAAATGACAGCAATGGAATGCCAATCCTCGGGCTTTATTTGTAAAGTCTCTATTCCTTGGTAATCGAAGCCCAAAGATCTATGAACTAGCCCATGTTTGACTAACCAAGCAGACAAATGACCCTGCATCTTTTTTATCTCTCCCGCATTTTTATTTGTATTGTATTTTATTTGTATTGTATAAGTAGTTTATTTGTATAAGTATTATAAATATTTGACATTTACGATTACGATGAAATTTATGAAGATTGGCTTGCTGTTTGGTATTCTGTATCTGTACAAAAAAAAAGCTCCTGCCTAATTCACTAATTCGTGGGAAGATATTGAACTTTTGTATTTGAAAAATGTTTTAGGGGGGATCTCTGAAGTAGATGGTGGTTGATAGAGTAATCCTTGATTATAATTTCCCGTATGAGTACTGCGTCCAACACGAAACTTGTGGCTGGTAGTAAAACATCGATTCGCCTGTTGAGATCTAATTCGATCTTCATAGATTTCTCGAGATATTTTCTTCCGAAGTTTTGTTATAGCATCTATAACGGCCTCTGGTTTAGGTGGACAGCCGGGCAAATAGACATCTACGGGAATTAGCTTATCGACCCCCCGAACAGTACTATAAGAATCGGTACTGAACATCCCCCCTGTTATTGTACATGCTCCCATAGCAATAACATATTTCGGTTCAGGCATTTGTTCATATAATCTCACTAAGGAAGGGGCCATTTTCATTGTTACTGTACCCGCTGTTAAAATTAGGTCTGCCTGTCTAGGACTAGATCTTGGCACCAGTCCATAACGATCAAAGTCGAATCGCGATCCTATTAATGAAGCAAATTCAATAAAGCAACAACTGGTACCATAGAGAAGCGGCCATAAACTGGAGAGTCTTGACCAATTTGAAAGATCACTTGATGTAGTTGAAATAACTGAATTTTGGATTGTTCGATCAAGGAAGGGAAACTCAATAATGGAATTCATAACTGTTTCAATTTTTTTTTTTTTTTATTTATTGTCTGATGAATATTCAAGAGCTAAGACCATTCCAAAGCTCCTTTTCGCCATGCATAAATTGAACCAACAATTAGGATAAGCACGAAAATTAAAGCTTCTATAAATACGGATCCCCCCAATACATCAAAACTCATTGCCCATGGATAAAGAAAAACCGTTTCAACATCAAAAACAACAAAAACGAGAGCAAACATATAATAACAGATTCGAAATTGTAACCAAGCATCCCCCATTGGTTCTATTCCCGATTCATAACTCGAAAGTTTTTCGGGTCCTTTGCTAATCGGGGCTAAAACTCCGGAAATTAGAAATGCCAAAATAGGAATAACACTGGATATTATTAGAAATGCCCAGAAAATATCATATTCGTAAAGCAGAAACATAAATGTACTCCTATTAATAATGTGGAAAATATACCGGATTAATTGATTCGAATTGAATTAATTGTCAAGTCATCTATAATTGTTTAGTGCTGTGGTATATGTCTCGTTTCGAGATTATCCACAGCCACTATAAACTATAATTCTAATTCCATTTTATTTCTATTACCTATTACATTTATTTCGATATAGATAGAATACATATTTGTTTATATTGCTCTTATACAAATAAACCTCTCTTGGTTTCGCCTCACTTCAGATAATCTGATTAGATTATCTCTAAATCTAACTAAATCTAAAGAATTAAAGAAAAGGACTTCAAAATTCTATTTTTTTTTTTTTTTTTTATTCTTTCTATATTTCTATTCTATATTATAAATAATATTCTAAATTAGAATTAATTCTAAATTAGAATATAGAATATTATATAAATTATTAAAAATTATTAATATTTTAATATTCTATAAATATTCATTTTTTTTTTTCTTTTTTATATTATAATTAAAATTATAGGTTTTAGGTTTATTATAGGTTTTAGGTTTATAGGGCTATACGGACTCGAACCGTAGACCTTCTCGGTAAAACAGATCAAACTTATTATTATCAAAATGATTTGAACTGTTTCAAAGACCCAACATGCATTTTTGTGCATTGGGCTCTTTCGTTAACCGATATAAATATCGGTTAGTCTACCATATTTTTTGAATGATAGAAAGATAAAAAGATGGCTCCATGTGCTCCGATTCATTATGTGAATTCCAATCCGGGAGCACTACCAAAGTGTTTCAAAGAAGGGTTATTCTGACGTAGGTCTGCTTCTGGCCTAGATCAACTTAAGTTAAATGGAGTCTCTATCGCCCCGTTTGAATCAAATATGAAACTTCATACACCGTAAAGTTCATAAGATAGAACGAAAAGAGAATTTTTTTGAGGTCCTTATACTCATTATGCCTAGCATTGAATAAACAGGGTATTCACCTTATCACTATCTCAACTTAATGATGGGTTCTATATTGGCGCCTACATGGGCGCCCGAATCCGAATCGTACCAAACCATTTGTCAGGCTATTGTTCTCTTATTTTGTTCCCTAAACGTCATAGAGTAAGACATCCATTTTTCAATAAGATCAAATCTTTTGATTCCATGATGGACTCCTCTGAAAAACATTGGCGCGCGTGTAAACGAGGTGCTCTACCTAACTGAGCTATAGCCCTTATGCTTGTGATACATATTTTATCATGTAGATAATTTCTTGTCAAGATGAATATTACATGATCCAACATCATATCTCTTTGATTCGTTTGATTGGTATTGCTTATAAACAATATTCCATTTATAATCTATCAATGTGATAGGTCACACTTGTTTCTCTTTGTGATGATAAATGACCTACTTAACTCAGTGGTTAGAGTATTGCTTTCATACGGCGGGAGTCATTGGTTCAAATCCAATAGTAGGTAGAACTTATTCGATACCAGCGTGAATAGTCTCTAATACGTTTTTCTACTCATGCTCTTTTATTGATTTTGTATCTTTTTCATCCTACTCTATTTATCTATTTCATTTCGAATTAAATATTTTTTTGTTTCACTAGAAGTCTATTCTACTTGATTATATTTGATTCTTATTCAATTTCAACCGGCAGAAGCAAACAAAATAAGGTGTATAAACAGAAGTTCTGTTTATACACCTTATTTTATTTTGCTTATTCGGACCCACCACCTAGTTACGATATCACATTGATAGCCTCTACTCGTGTCCTAGCTCGTCTGAGAGCGAGATTTGCTTCAATTGTTTGTCTCTTGCCTTCAGCTTTCCTCAAGTTAGCTTCCGCTATTTCAAGAGTTTGTTGAGCTTCTTGTGGATCAATGTCACTACCCTTCTCCGCATCATTTACTAAAACAGTGATCTCATTATTGCCTATTCTAGCAAAACCACCCATCAGAGCCATCGTTAACCATTGGTCGTTAAGGCGTATTCTCAAAATACCGATATCTACAGCTGTGGCAATAGGCGCGTGGTTTGGTAATACGCCGATTTGTCCACTATTAGTAGATAAAATTATTTCTTTCACTTCCGAATCCCAAACAATTCGATTCGGGGTCAGTACACAAAGATTTAAGGTCATTTCTTCAATTTGCTCTCCGTTTCTAAGTTCGTAGCCTTCGCAGTAGCTTCATCGATGTTACCTACCAAATAAAAAGCCTGTTCAGGGAGACCATCTAATTCGCCAGAAAGGATCAATTTAAATCCTCTAATTGTTTCTGCTAGACCAACATATTTCCCTGGTGAACCAGTAAATACTTCTGCTACGAAAAAGGGTTGTGATAGGAAACGCTCAATTTTTCGTGCTCTTGCTACGGTTAAGCGATCTTCTTCGGATAATTCGTCCAACCCAAGGATAGCTATAATGTCCTGAAGTTCTTTGTAACGTTGTAAAGTTTGTTTAACTCTTTGCGCAGTTTCGTAATGTTCTTCACCAACGATCCGAGGTTGGAGCATAGTTGACGTTGAATCTAAAGGATCTACTGCTGGATAGATACCTTTGGCAGCCAATCCTCTTGATAGTACGGTAGTAGCATCTAAATGTGCAAATGTTGTGGCCGGAGCGGGATCGGTCAAATCGTCCGCGGGTACATAAACTGCTTGAATAGAAGTTATGGACCCCTCTTTGGTAGAAGTAATTCTTTCTTGTAAAGAACCCATTTCGGTACTAAGAGTGGGTTGATATCCCACAGCGGAGGGCATTCTACCCAACAAGGCCGATACTTCGGATCCCGCTTGGACAAAACGAAAGATATTGTCAATAAATAGAAGTACGTCTTGTTCATTAACATCTCGGAAATATTCCGCCATAGTTAGGGCAGTTAAACCAACTCTCATACGCGCTCCCGGCGGTTCGTTCATCTGACCGTAGACTAGAGCTACTTTTGATTCTGAAATATTTTTTTCATTAATTACTCCAGATTCTTTCATTTCTATGTAAAGATCATTGCCTTCACGAGTACGTTCACCTACTCCGCCAAATACGGATACGCCCCCATGAGCTTTGGCAATGTTGTTGATCAATTCCATAATGAGTACTGTTTTGCCCACTCCCGCTCCCCCGAATAGTCCTATTTTTCCTCCACGGCGATAAGGGGCTAAAAGATCTACTACTTTAATTCCTGTTTCAAAAATCGATAATTTTGTATCTAACTGTATAAAGGCAGGCGCAGATCTATGAATAGGAGATGTTGTGCGAGTATCTACCGGACCTAAATTATCAACGGGCTCTCCAAGCACGTTGAAAATTCGTCCTAGCGTCGCTCCACCGACTGGAACACTTAGAGGAGCTCCTGTGTCAATCACTTCCATTCCTCTCGTTAGACCATCTGTAGCACTCATAGCTACCGCTCTAACTCGATTATTTCCTAATAATTGCTGTACTTCACAAGTCACATTAATTTTTTGACCACCAGTATCTTGGCCCTTAACTACCAGAGCGTTGTAAATATTAGGCATCTTGCCCGGTGGAAAAGCTACATCCAATACCGGACCAATGATTTGAGCAATACGCCCCAGGTTGTTTTTTTCAAGCGCGGGAACCC from Ziziphus jujuba chloroplast, complete genome includes these protein-coding regions:
- the ycf3 gene encoding hypothetical chloroplast RF34 produces the protein MSRSGINGNFIDKTFSIVANILLRIIPTTSGEKEAFTYYRDGMSAQSEGNYAEALQNYYEAMRLEIDPYDRSYILYNIGLIHTRNGEHTKALEYYFRALERNPFLPQAFNNMAVICHYRGEQAIRQGDSEIAEAWFDQAAEYWKQAIALTPGNYIEAQNWLKITRRFE
- the rps4 gene encoding ribosomal protein S4, producing MSRYRGPRFKKIRRLGALPGLTSQKPRAGSDLRNQSRPGKKSQYRIRLEEKQKLRFHYGLTEQQLLKYVRIAGKAKGSTGQVLLQLLEMRLDNILFRLGMASTIPQARQLVNHRHILVNGRIVDIPSYRCKPRDIITVRDEQKSRALVQNYLDSASPEELPKHLTLHPFQYKGLINQIIDSKWVGLKINELLVVEYYSRQT
- the ndhJ gene encoding NADH-plastoquinone oxidoreductase subunit J, which translates into the protein MQGHLSAWLVKHGLVHRSLGFDYQGIETLQIKPEDWHSIAVILYVYGYNYLRSQCAYDVAPGGLLASVYHLTRIEYGIDQPEEVCIKVFAPRRNPRIPSVFWVWKSADFQERESYDMLGISYNNHPRLKRILMPESWIGWPLRKDYIAPNFYELQDAH
- the ndhK gene encoding NADH-plastoquinone oxidoreductase subunit K, giving the protein MNSIIEFPFLDRTIQNSVISTTSSDLSNWSRLSSLWPLLYGTSCCFIEFASLIGSRFDFDRYGLVPRSSPRQADLILTAGTVTMKMAPSLVRLYEQMPEPKYVIAMGACTITGGMFSTDSYSTVRGVDKLIPVDVYLPGCPPKPEAVIDAITKLRKKISREIYEDRIRSQQANRCFTTSHKFRVGRSTHTGNYNQGLLYQPPSTSEIPPKTFFKYKSSISSHELVN
- the ndhC gene encoding NADH-plastoquinone oxidoreductase subunit 3; its protein translation is MFLLYEYDIFWAFLIISSVIPILAFLISGVLAPISKGPEKLSSYESGIEPMGDAWLQFRICYYMFALVFVVFDVETVFLYPWAMSFDVLGGSVFIEALIFVLILIVGSIYAWRKGALEWS
- the atpE gene encoding ATP synthase CF1 epsilon subunit, with translation MTLNLCVLTPNRIVWDSEVKEIILSTNSGQIGVLPNHAPIATAVDIGILRIRLNDQWLTMALMGGFARIGNNEITVLVNDAEKGSDIDPQEAQQTLEIAEANLRKAEGKRQTIEANLALRRARTRVEAINVIS
- the atpB gene encoding ATP synthase CF1 beta subunit gives rise to the protein MRINPTTSGPGVPALEKNNLGRIAQIIGPVLDVAFPPGKMPNIYNALVVKGQDTGGQKINVTCEVQQLLGNNRVRAVAMSATDGLTRGMEVIDTGAPLSVPVGGATLGRIFNVLGEPVDNLGPVDTRTTSPIHRSAPAFIQLDTKLSIFETGIKVVDLLAPYRRGGKIGLFGGAGVGKTVLIMELINNIAKAHGGVSVFGGVGERTREGNDLYIEMKESGVINEKNISESKVALVYGQMNEPPGARMRVGLTALTMAEYFRDVNEQDVLLFIDNIFRFVQAGSEVSALLGRMPSAVGYQPTLSTEMGSLQERITSTKEGSITSIQAVYVPADDLTDPAPATTFAHLDATTVLSRGLAAKGIYPAVDPLDSTSTMLQPRIVGEEHYETAQRVKQTLQRYKELQDIIAILGLDELSEEDRLTVARARKIERFLSQPFFVAEVFTGSPGKYVGLAETIRGFKLILSGELDGLPEQAFYLVGNIDEATAKATNLETESKLKK